A single window of Treponema denticola ATCC 35405 DNA harbors:
- a CDS encoding EF-P lysine aminoacylase GenX yields the protein MDIEALELRALSIQAAREFFIKKNYLELDTPALSGELIPETCLEVFKTEYLSPSLLKKSPTGKALFLVPSPEVYIKPIIAQTSRSVFQISKCYRNAESIGNIHSPEFTMLEYYTVNANYKDSVKISEEFLSHVSDRVKENPLVDREVLKTLSKGFECLTMDEAFRKYAGVPLSTEHSPEELAYYAEKLGLGEAENYSDWKEDDLYELILVHAVEPNLPKNRLIAILDYPAFVPCLAAENSKRVLNKKNEALEWKTVERWEVYLNGVELANCYTEERNKSKINSYFKNENELKQKNALVPHPPVKNFGETCSKMSPCSGVAMGFDRLIMLLAGKKTLSPIIYRNNF from the coding sequence ATGGATATTGAAGCTTTAGAATTGCGTGCCCTTAGTATTCAGGCCGCAAGGGAATTTTTTATTAAAAAAAATTATTTGGAATTGGATACGCCGGCTCTTTCGGGAGAGCTAATCCCTGAAACCTGTTTGGAGGTTTTTAAAACGGAATATCTAAGTCCGTCCTTGTTAAAAAAAAGCCCTACAGGAAAAGCCCTTTTTTTGGTCCCTTCTCCCGAAGTTTATATTAAGCCGATAATAGCCCAAACTTCCCGCTCGGTTTTTCAAATTTCAAAATGCTACCGCAATGCAGAATCGATAGGCAATATCCATAGCCCCGAATTTACCATGCTCGAATATTATACGGTAAACGCAAACTATAAAGATTCCGTAAAGATAAGCGAAGAATTTTTAAGCCATGTTTCCGATAGGGTAAAAGAAAATCCTCTTGTTGACAGGGAGGTCTTAAAAACCTTATCAAAGGGATTTGAGTGCCTGACTATGGACGAAGCCTTTAGAAAATACGCAGGAGTGCCTTTAAGTACGGAACATTCACCGGAGGAGCTTGCTTATTATGCCGAAAAGTTAGGGCTCGGAGAAGCTGAAAACTATTCGGATTGGAAAGAGGACGATTTATATGAGCTTATTTTAGTCCATGCAGTTGAGCCCAATCTTCCTAAAAACAGACTCATAGCTATTTTGGATTATCCCGCCTTCGTGCCCTGCCTTGCCGCAGAAAATTCCAAAAGGGTTTTAAATAAAAAAAATGAAGCTCTTGAATGGAAGACCGTCGAGCGATGGGAAGTTTATTTAAACGGGGTTGAGCTTGCAAACTGCTATACCGAAGAAAGGAATAAAAGCAAAATAAATTCTTATTTTAAAAACGAAAACGAATTAAAGCAAAAAAACGCTCTCGTTCCTCATCCGCCGGTAAAAAACTTCGGGGAGACTTGCTCTAAGATGTCGCCATGCTCAGGTGTTGCCATGGGCTTCGACCGCCTTATCATGCTCTTGGCAGGAAAAAAAACTCTTAGTCCTATAATTTATCGTAATAATTTTTAA
- a CDS encoding ABC transporter permease, producing the protein MFEDFINALHNFRTNKMRTLLSLLGIVIGVTSVIIVTSLASSLSNSMIKEFEEFSMDIINIGTQADNPEFAGEGKIIKFDEAFRKKLMQKIPEIKHVFYSNTFQASIIRNDLRIEISDIEGIEAERLESHRVVMDYGSFFSSSDYSTGAEKAIIGERIAFQLFPEGRAVGKFITLQIPSSSEKSPPLIVRLQVIGVVKPKNTWVIRTSDAVFVPRKFALSRLPGKVSEAVWAAEVAISDPKVSSKVEVKIQDFSEELSGGNRFALWVYSARQQFEQMTKITGMVSLVLSAIAGISLLVGGIGIMNIMLVTVTERRREIGIRKALGATGGAIRMQFLIESASLTLTGGLIGIVLGLLISKLIVNVFFPPEIIFLPNFSGSLIAFSVSVCTGIFFGLHPAIKAARLDPVLALAE; encoded by the coding sequence ATGTTTGAAGATTTTATAAATGCCCTTCATAATTTTAGAACAAACAAGATGCGGACCCTTCTTTCCTTATTGGGCATAGTGATTGGCGTTACCTCGGTTATAATTGTTACAAGCCTTGCAAGTTCTCTTTCAAACAGCATGATAAAAGAATTTGAAGAGTTCAGTATGGATATAATCAACATAGGAACTCAGGCGGATAATCCCGAATTCGCAGGTGAAGGTAAAATCATAAAATTTGATGAGGCTTTCCGTAAAAAGCTGATGCAAAAAATCCCCGAGATAAAGCATGTTTTTTATTCCAACACTTTTCAAGCCTCAATTATAAGGAATGATTTGCGGATTGAAATTAGCGATATAGAAGGAATTGAAGCTGAAAGGCTTGAATCTCACCGAGTGGTTATGGATTACGGCAGTTTTTTTTCTTCTTCCGATTATTCTACGGGAGCTGAAAAGGCTATTATAGGCGAAAGGATAGCTTTTCAGCTTTTTCCCGAGGGCAGGGCTGTAGGTAAATTTATTACTTTGCAGATTCCGTCAAGCAGCGAAAAGTCTCCTCCCCTTATTGTGCGTCTTCAGGTCATAGGCGTTGTAAAACCCAAAAATACCTGGGTGATCCGCACCTCTGATGCCGTCTTTGTTCCAAGAAAATTTGCTCTGAGTAGGCTTCCGGGAAAGGTATCTGAGGCTGTTTGGGCAGCCGAAGTTGCTATCTCGGACCCTAAGGTCTCCTCCAAGGTTGAAGTAAAGATTCAAGATTTTTCTGAAGAACTGTCGGGCGGTAACCGCTTTGCTCTGTGGGTTTACTCTGCCCGTCAGCAGTTTGAGCAAATGACTAAGATTACAGGAATGGTAAGTCTTGTGCTTTCTGCCATAGCCGGAATATCCTTGCTTGTCGGGGGTATAGGCATTATGAATATAATGCTTGTTACCGTTACCGAGCGCCGAAGGGAGATAGGTATAAGAAAGGCTCTCGGAGCCACGGGCGGAGCCATAAGAATGCAGTTTTTAATAGAATCGGCTTCTCTTACTCTTACAGGCGGGCTCATAGGTATAGTTTTAGGGCTTCTAATCAGTAAGCTGATTGTAAACGTCTTCTTCCCTCCCGAAATAATCTTTTTACCCAATTTTTCGGGCTCGCTGATAGCCTTTTCGGTAAGCGTATGTACGGGAATATTTTTCGGCCTTCATCCTGCTATCAAGGCTGCAAGGCTTGATCCCGTCCTAGCCCTTGCAGAATAA
- a CDS encoding efflux RND transporter periplasmic adaptor subunit has product MQDTKQKNKNKKIILMVAAAIIILLIVWILFLPKKGTEEISQTVTVTKEVIQDVIQVSGYIQPAQQQNLHSPGEGLIKKVAVKEGDTVKKGDLIFALDNTYQAFQVAKQEFLIEKEKLQGYSKNLELMKLELESLKRALRDRSVYAKFDGIVVSFDLTEGSYVMPKDNFGVIIDRSFFKSTVDVSEGDVPRLKVGQKVLLSFQALGDEKVEGRVTYHSSIAKSGSQRGATVIETKIVVDKLPENVLPGYSFSGNIIAGEDEEVLLLDQTALSYDKGEPYVERLLENGKIERVNVEVEAYTQGTVKVLSGLKEGDTLRVKPPKW; this is encoded by the coding sequence ATGCAGGATACAAAGCAAAAAAATAAAAATAAAAAGATTATTTTAATGGTTGCTGCCGCAATAATTATACTTTTGATAGTTTGGATTCTTTTTTTACCCAAGAAGGGAACTGAGGAGATTTCTCAAACGGTTACGGTAACTAAAGAAGTAATACAGGATGTTATTCAAGTTTCAGGCTATATCCAGCCTGCTCAACAGCAAAACCTTCACTCTCCCGGCGAGGGCCTTATAAAAAAAGTTGCGGTTAAAGAAGGCGATACCGTAAAAAAAGGCGACCTTATCTTTGCTCTTGACAATACCTATCAGGCTTTTCAAGTTGCAAAGCAGGAATTTCTTATCGAAAAAGAAAAATTGCAAGGCTATTCTAAAAACCTTGAACTTATGAAACTGGAGCTTGAATCTTTAAAGAGGGCCTTACGGGATAGAAGCGTTTATGCAAAGTTTGACGGTATAGTCGTTTCTTTTGATCTTACCGAAGGTTCATATGTTATGCCCAAGGATAATTTCGGGGTGATTATAGACCGCTCCTTTTTTAAGTCTACTGTCGATGTTTCAGAAGGAGATGTTCCTAGGTTAAAAGTAGGGCAAAAAGTTTTACTCAGCTTTCAAGCTCTCGGCGATGAAAAAGTGGAAGGCCGTGTTACCTATCACTCTTCAATCGCTAAGTCCGGCAGCCAAAGGGGTGCTACTGTGATAGAAACAAAGATAGTTGTCGATAAGCTCCCCGAAAATGTTTTACCCGGTTATTCTTTTAGCGGAAACATTATTGCCGGTGAAGATGAAGAAGTTTTGCTTTTGGATCAAACGGCTCTTTCCTACGATAAGGGCGAACCATACGTTGAAAGGCTTCTTGAAAACGGCAAGATTGAAAGGGTTAATGTCGAGGTTGAAGCCTATACTCAGGGCACCGTAAAAGTTTTATCCGGCTTAAAGGAAGGCGATACCTTGAGAGTAAAGCCTCCTAAGTGGTAA
- the mazG gene encoding nucleoside triphosphate pyrophosphohydrolase yields MENSQLIESFEALFNVIKRLRGPGGCPWDIAQTPMSMRKSLLEEAYEAADAIEEHHNTGQNAEHVKEELGDILLNVLMISYMYEQEGLFSTADIMKNLTEKLIRRHPHVFGETEGYEGPESDKKASTPESVLNQWENIKEKIERPKAESILDSIPKNFPPMLRALKISKKAAKAGFEWTEIGGLIEKMEEETAEFAEAVKSGSEAAMEDEIGDVFFVAVNAARFLKIDPEMALMHANKKFERRFRFVEAEMKKNGLELLPENGEKMEEFWNKAKLKERSKN; encoded by the coding sequence ATGGAAAATTCACAACTGATTGAGAGCTTTGAAGCTCTTTTTAATGTAATTAAAAGATTAAGGGGGCCGGGAGGCTGTCCATGGGATATAGCCCAAACCCCTATGAGTATGCGCAAGTCCCTTTTGGAAGAAGCTTACGAGGCAGCTGACGCAATAGAAGAACACCATAATACCGGACAAAACGCCGAGCATGTAAAAGAAGAACTCGGCGATATTCTTTTAAATGTACTGATGATTTCGTATATGTATGAACAAGAAGGCCTTTTTTCAACTGCCGATATTATGAAAAATCTTACCGAAAAGCTGATAAGAAGGCATCCTCATGTTTTCGGGGAAACGGAAGGCTATGAAGGGCCTGAAAGCGATAAAAAAGCTTCGACTCCCGAATCCGTTTTAAACCAATGGGAAAACATAAAAGAAAAAATTGAAAGACCTAAGGCCGAATCAATTTTGGATTCCATCCCTAAAAATTTTCCGCCGATGCTGCGGGCCTTAAAGATTTCAAAAAAGGCAGCAAAGGCCGGTTTTGAGTGGACTGAAATAGGCGGCCTTATCGAAAAGATGGAAGAAGAAACGGCAGAATTTGCCGAAGCCGTTAAATCAGGATCCGAGGCCGCGATGGAAGATGAGATAGGAGATGTATTCTTTGTTGCCGTCAATGCCGCCCGTTTTTTAAAGATAGATCCCGAAATGGCTTTGATGCATGCAAACAAAAAATTTGAAAGGCGGTTCCGGTTTGTTGAGGCCGAAATGAAAAAAAACGGCCTTGAGCTTTTACCCGAAAATGGGGAAAAGATGGAAGAATTTTGGAATAAGGCAAAACTTAAAGAAAGGTCTAAAAATTAA